The Thermus brockianus genome window below encodes:
- a CDS encoding CTP synthase, with protein MNGVSDSPKRPRKYVFVTGGVVSSLGKGILTSSLGALFRARGYRVTAIKIDPYVNVDAGTMRPYEHGEVFVTADGAETDLDIGHYERFLDMDLSRGNNLTTGQVYLSVIQKERRGEYLSQTVQVIPHITDEIKDRIRKVAEEQRAEVVVVEVGGTVGDIESLPFLEAIRQFRFDEGEENTFYIHLTLVPYLETSEEFKTKPTQHSVATLRGVGIQPDAIVLRSVKPVPEEVRKKVALFTNVRPGHVFSSPNVEHLYEVPLLLEEQGLGRAVEKALGLEPVFPNLSFWQEAVRVLKHPERTVRIAIAGKYVKMPDAYLSLLEALKHAGIKNRARVEVKWVDAEALEAGDLDEAFADVSGILVPGGFGVRGIEGKVRAAQYARERKIPYLGICLGLQIAVIEFARHVAGLKGANSTEFDPYTPHPVIDLMPEQLEVEGLGGTMRLGDWPMRIREGTLLRRLYGKEEAMERHRHRYEVNPLYVDQLERAGLVISAITPGMRGRGAGLVEAIELRDHPFFVALQSHPEFKSRPMRPSPPFAGFVEAALRHG; from the coding sequence GTGAACGGGGTTTCCGATAGCCCAAAAAGGCCCAGGAAGTACGTATTCGTCACCGGGGGCGTGGTGTCTAGCCTGGGGAAGGGGATCCTAACCTCCTCCCTGGGGGCCCTTTTCCGGGCCCGGGGGTACCGGGTCACGGCCATCAAGATTGACCCCTACGTGAACGTGGATGCGGGCACCATGCGTCCCTACGAGCACGGGGAGGTTTTCGTCACCGCCGACGGGGCCGAAACCGACCTGGACATCGGCCACTACGAGCGCTTTTTGGACATGGACCTCTCCCGGGGGAACAACCTCACCACGGGCCAGGTCTACCTGTCCGTGATCCAGAAGGAGCGCCGGGGCGAGTACCTCTCCCAGACGGTCCAGGTCATCCCCCACATCACCGACGAGATCAAGGACCGCATCCGCAAGGTGGCGGAGGAGCAGAGGGCGGAGGTGGTGGTGGTGGAGGTGGGGGGCACGGTGGGGGATATTGAAAGCCTCCCCTTTCTGGAGGCCATCCGCCAGTTCCGCTTTGACGAAGGGGAGGAGAACACCTTCTACATCCACCTCACCCTGGTCCCCTACCTGGAAACCAGCGAGGAGTTCAAGACCAAGCCCACGCAGCACTCCGTGGCCACCCTAAGGGGAGTGGGCATCCAGCCCGACGCCATCGTCTTGCGCTCGGTGAAGCCCGTGCCTGAGGAGGTGAGGAAAAAGGTGGCCCTCTTCACCAACGTCCGTCCCGGGCACGTCTTCTCCAGCCCCAACGTGGAGCACCTCTACGAGGTACCCCTCCTTCTGGAGGAGCAGGGCCTGGGCCGGGCGGTGGAGAAGGCCTTGGGGCTTGAGCCCGTCTTCCCCAACCTCTCCTTCTGGCAGGAGGCGGTGAGGGTCTTGAAGCATCCCGAGCGCACGGTGCGCATCGCCATCGCCGGCAAGTACGTGAAGATGCCCGACGCCTACCTTTCCCTCCTCGAGGCCCTGAAGCACGCGGGCATCAAGAACCGGGCCCGGGTGGAGGTGAAGTGGGTGGACGCCGAGGCCCTGGAGGCCGGGGACCTGGACGAGGCCTTCGCCGACGTTTCCGGCATCCTGGTGCCCGGAGGTTTTGGCGTGCGGGGGATTGAGGGCAAGGTGCGGGCGGCCCAGTACGCCCGGGAGCGGAAAATCCCCTACCTGGGCATCTGCTTGGGCCTCCAGATCGCCGTGATTGAGTTCGCCCGCCATGTGGCGGGGCTTAAGGGGGCCAACTCCACGGAGTTTGACCCCTACACCCCCCACCCCGTGATTGACCTCATGCCGGAGCAGCTGGAGGTGGAGGGCCTAGGGGGGACCATGCGCCTCGGCGACTGGCCCATGCGCATCCGGGAAGGCACCCTCCTCCGCCGCCTCTACGGCAAGGAGGAGGCCATGGAGCGCCACCGCCACCGCTACGAGGTGAACCCCCTTTACGTGGACCAGCTGGAGCGGGCCGGGCTCGTCATCTCCGCCATCACCCCGGGGATGCGGGGCCGGGGGGCGGGGCTGGTGGAGGCCATTGAGCTCAGGGACCACCCCTTCTTCGTGGCCCTCCAGAGCCACCCCGAGTTCAAAAGCCGCCCCATGCGCCCTTCCCCTCCCTTCGCCGGCTTCGTGGAGGCGGCCCTGCGCCACGGCTAG
- the rplM gene encoding 50S ribosomal protein L13: MQTYVPKEIEPRWVLIDAEGKTLGRLATQIATLLRGKHRPDWTPNVAMGDFVVVVNADKIRLTGKKLKQKIYTRYSGYQGGLKEIPAEKMLATHPERVLEHAVKGMLPKGPLGRKLFKRLKVYAGPTHPHQAQKPVKLEVQ; this comes from the coding sequence ATGCAGACGTACGTGCCGAAGGAGATTGAGCCCCGTTGGGTTCTGATTGACGCCGAGGGCAAGACCCTGGGGCGGCTCGCCACCCAGATCGCCACCCTCCTTAGGGGCAAGCACCGCCCCGACTGGACCCCCAACGTGGCCATGGGGGACTTCGTGGTGGTGGTCAACGCCGACAAGATCCGCCTCACGGGGAAGAAGCTCAAGCAGAAGATCTACACCCGCTATAGCGGCTACCAGGGGGGCCTTAAGGAGATCCCGGCGGAAAAGATGCTCGCCACCCACCCCGAGCGGGTGCTGGAGCATGCGGTGAAGGGCATGCTCCCCAAGGGTCCCTTGGGCCGGAAGCTCTTCAAGCGGCTTAAGGTCTACGCCGGGCCCACCCACCCCCACCAGGCGCAGAAGCCCGTGAAGCTGGAGGTCCAGTGA
- the rpsI gene encoding 30S ribosomal protein S9, whose protein sequence is MEQYYGTGRRKEAVARVFLRPGSGKVTVNGQDFQDYFQGIVRAVAALEPLRVVDALGRFDAYITVTGGGKSGQIDAIKLGVARALLRYNPDYRAKLKPLGFLTRDPRMVERKKYGKHKARRAPQYSKR, encoded by the coding sequence ATGGAGCAGTATTACGGCACCGGTAGGCGTAAAGAGGCGGTGGCCCGGGTATTCCTAAGGCCCGGAAGCGGCAAGGTCACCGTGAACGGCCAAGACTTCCAGGACTACTTCCAGGGCATCGTGCGGGCGGTGGCCGCCCTGGAGCCCCTTAGGGTGGTGGACGCCTTGGGCCGCTTTGACGCCTACATCACCGTGACGGGCGGGGGCAAGAGCGGCCAGATTGACGCCATCAAGCTGGGGGTGGCCCGGGCCCTGTTGCGCTACAACCCCGACTACCGCGCCAAGCTCAAGCCCTTGGGCTTCCTCACCCGTGACCCCCGCATGGTGGAAAGGAAGAAGTACGGCAAGCACAAAGCCCGCCGGGCGCCCCAGTACTCCAAGCGCTAG
- a CDS encoding UvrD-helicase domain-containing protein, translated as MKLYVASAGTGKTHALVQELLARLREGVPLRRMAAITFTRKAAEELRERILEAVAALGDGEAKREAHGAVFTTIHGFMAEALRHTAPLLSLDPDFAVLDEFLAEGIFLEEVRSLLYLKGLPSDWEELLQKLYQKRSLAEAFSPAGEENRFLVTLYGEALSGYRKRLLEALGPGDLEALALRLVENPLALSRLVGRFPHLFVDEYQDVNPVQARFFQALEEAGARVVAVGDPKQSIYLFRNARVEVFRQALSRAERCELRESYRHAKAVAAFLNRFLDLFPKEERASLEPRRAEEGRVEVHWVVGEGSLEAKRAFEAHLLAERLKALHGEGVGFGEMAVLVRSRASLPFLERAFRAQGVPYVLRRGQSFFTRPEVRDLYHALRLSLLDGPPTPEEHLSLLAFLRGPFMGLDLGEVEEALEEEDPLPRLPEEARVRLDWLKGLANRRPLEALRTLAQEEGFLKRLPPRARANLDALLLLAARERFPDLEALLEWLKVRAQDPEAGELPEGGEGVQLLTVHAAKGLEWPVVAVFDLARGEPPDQEPLLVGEGGEVALRGTPGYLPLAKALRQAQREEARRLLYVALSRARDVLLLTGSLSGRPGPWAEALLALGLGPDGEDPLVHRHVLGPIPKAPLKRVEENPKPAPYAGWRLAPSPLPRVYSPSALRKEEPKPLAEALEGEAMPEHARALGTLVHYAIARNLDPRDRAVMEALLLQEVVFPFAEEEREALLAEVKGLLSRYHALLGGALPALADRAEDHPELPLVLPLEGTVWYGVLDRLYRVGDKWFLDDYKTDQKMRPEEYRFQLALYAEAVRRALGVEAEARLVYLRHGEVHAFSQEDLRKALKEDPPG; from the coding sequence ATGAAGCTCTACGTGGCCTCGGCGGGTACGGGAAAGACCCACGCCTTGGTGCAGGAGCTTTTGGCGAGGCTTAGGGAGGGGGTGCCCCTAAGGCGCATGGCCGCCATCACCTTCACCCGCAAGGCGGCAGAGGAGCTAAGGGAGCGCATCTTGGAGGCGGTGGCTGCCCTGGGGGACGGGGAGGCGAAACGGGAGGCCCATGGGGCGGTCTTCACCACCATCCACGGCTTCATGGCCGAGGCCTTGCGCCACACCGCGCCCCTCCTTTCCCTAGACCCCGACTTCGCCGTTTTGGACGAGTTTCTGGCGGAGGGCATCTTCTTGGAGGAGGTGCGAAGCCTCCTTTACCTCAAGGGCCTTCCCTCGGATTGGGAGGAGCTCCTACAGAAGCTATACCAGAAACGCTCCTTGGCGGAGGCGTTTTCCCCCGCTGGAGAGGAGAACCGCTTCCTCGTCACCCTTTACGGGGAGGCCCTTTCGGGCTACCGCAAGCGGCTCTTGGAAGCCTTAGGCCCGGGCGACCTCGAGGCCCTGGCCCTCCGCCTCGTGGAAAACCCCCTGGCCCTTTCCCGCCTGGTGGGGCGCTTTCCCCACCTCTTTGTGGACGAGTACCAGGACGTGAACCCCGTGCAGGCCCGCTTTTTCCAGGCCCTGGAGGAGGCGGGGGCCAGGGTGGTGGCGGTGGGGGACCCCAAGCAGTCCATCTACCTCTTCCGCAACGCCCGGGTGGAGGTTTTCCGCCAGGCCCTATCCCGGGCGGAGAGGTGTGAGCTTCGGGAAAGCTATCGCCATGCCAAGGCGGTGGCCGCCTTCCTCAACCGCTTCCTGGATCTATTCCCGAAGGAAGAGCGAGCTTCCCTGGAGCCCCGTAGGGCGGAGGAGGGCCGGGTGGAGGTGCACTGGGTGGTGGGGGAGGGCTCCTTGGAGGCCAAGCGGGCCTTTGAGGCGCACCTCTTGGCGGAGAGGCTTAAAGCGCTCCACGGGGAAGGGGTGGGCTTCGGGGAGATGGCCGTCTTGGTGCGAAGCCGCGCGAGCCTTCCCTTTCTGGAAAGGGCCTTCCGGGCGCAGGGGGTGCCCTATGTCCTGCGGCGGGGGCAGAGCTTTTTCACCCGGCCCGAGGTGCGGGACCTCTACCACGCCCTGAGGCTTTCCCTCCTGGATGGCCCCCCTACCCCCGAGGAGCACCTTTCCCTCCTCGCCTTCCTGCGGGGGCCTTTTATGGGCCTGGACCTGGGGGAGGTGGAGGAGGCCTTGGAGGAGGAAGACCCCTTGCCCCGCCTGCCCGAGGAGGCCAGGGTGCGCCTGGATTGGCTTAAGGGTTTGGCGAATAGGAGGCCTTTGGAGGCCCTAAGGACTTTGGCCCAGGAGGAGGGTTTCTTAAAGAGGCTTCCTCCCCGGGCCCGGGCCAACCTGGACGCCCTTCTCCTCCTAGCCGCCCGCGAGCGCTTCCCGGACCTCGAGGCCCTCCTGGAGTGGCTTAAGGTGCGGGCCCAGGACCCCGAGGCCGGGGAACTCCCCGAGGGGGGCGAGGGCGTGCAGCTCCTCACCGTCCACGCCGCTAAGGGCCTGGAGTGGCCGGTGGTGGCGGTCTTTGACCTGGCCCGGGGGGAGCCCCCGGACCAGGAACCCCTCCTGGTGGGGGAGGGGGGAGAGGTGGCCCTGAGGGGTACCCCAGGCTATCTGCCCTTGGCCAAAGCCCTTAGGCAGGCCCAAAGGGAAGAGGCCCGGCGCCTCCTCTACGTGGCCCTTTCCCGGGCCAGGGACGTCCTCCTCCTCACGGGAAGCCTCTCCGGGCGCCCCGGGCCCTGGGCGGAGGCCCTCTTAGCCCTGGGCCTAGGACCCGATGGGGAAGACCCCTTAGTGCACCGCCACGTCCTGGGCCCCATCCCCAAGGCGCCTTTGAAGAGGGTGGAGGAGAACCCCAAACCTGCCCCCTACGCCGGCTGGCGCCTCGCCCCAAGCCCCTTGCCCCGGGTCTACTCCCCGAGCGCCCTGCGCAAGGAAGAGCCGAAGCCCCTGGCGGAAGCCTTGGAGGGGGAGGCCATGCCGGAGCACGCCCGGGCCCTGGGCACCCTGGTCCACTACGCCATCGCCCGCAACCTGGACCCCAGGGACAGGGCCGTCATGGAAGCCCTCCTCCTCCAGGAGGTGGTCTTTCCCTTTGCCGAGGAGGAAAGGGAGGCCCTCCTCGCCGAGGTGAAGGGCCTCCTTTCCCGCTACCACGCCCTTTTGGGCGGGGCCCTGCCTGCCCTTGCGGACCGGGCCGAGGACCACCCCGAACTCCCCCTGGTCCTTCCCCTGGAGGGCACCGTCTGGTACGGGGTTCTGGACCGCCTTTACCGGGTGGGGGATAAGTGGTTCTTGGACGACTACAAGACCGACCAGAAGATGCGCCCCGAGGAGTACCGCTTCCAGCTCGCCCTCTACGCCGAGGCGGTGCGAAGGGCCCTCGGGGTGGAGGCGGAGGCCCGGCTCGTCTACCTGCGGCACGGCGAAGTCCACGCTTTTTCCCAAGAGGACCTTCGGAAGGCCCTAAAGGAAGACCCCCCGGGGTGA
- a CDS encoding sensor histidine kinase has protein sequence MGTAFPSLRARLFALLFLALLLLAFPLALLSAREAERAATEDLRRALFSRLFLLKEEGPRDEEALLAELFRLSQVYGGGTGFVVGEAVKTTELAPFALPPALLQALAEGRAYQGVWRGVLYVALPREGGGFGLAVPLEGVAGLGRRLLLLYATWGGGVLLGVFALAALGFSWALRPLKELAQVLQGRAPQDLSPLPPPQVAELRPVVEALNGLLARVRGLLEELSEKEAQARRFARHASHELRNPLAALKGYLEVLARKGEPRALEGALREVGRLEGLLSGLLRLSQLEATPLRSLPLDLGAFLRERGVAVEGEARVLADPELLALAVENVLENARRHGKPPVRAEILKEGEGVWLWLVDSGPGFPENLLPRVLEPFVHGGRGTGLGLALVAAVARAHGGKARAENRGGAAVGLYLPLAWLKVSPAAGFGQGG, from the coding sequence ATGGGTACCGCCTTTCCCTCCCTTAGGGCGAGGCTTTTCGCCCTCCTTTTCCTGGCGCTTTTGCTCCTCGCCTTTCCCCTCGCCCTCCTCTCGGCCCGGGAGGCGGAGCGGGCGGCCACGGAGGATCTGCGGCGGGCCCTCTTCTCCCGGCTTTTCCTCCTCAAGGAGGAAGGCCCTCGGGACGAGGAGGCCCTATTGGCGGAGCTCTTCCGCCTGAGCCAGGTCTATGGGGGCGGCACCGGGTTCGTGGTGGGGGAGGCGGTCAAGACCACGGAGCTCGCCCCCTTCGCCCTGCCCCCCGCCCTCCTCCAGGCCCTCGCCGAGGGGCGGGCCTACCAGGGGGTGTGGCGGGGGGTGCTTTACGTGGCCCTGCCCCGGGAGGGCGGGGGGTTTGGCCTGGCGGTGCCCTTGGAGGGGGTGGCGGGGCTTGGGCGTCGCCTTCTCCTCCTCTACGCCACCTGGGGGGGTGGGGTGCTCCTTGGGGTGTTCGCCTTGGCCGCCCTGGGGTTTTCCTGGGCCTTGAGGCCCCTGAAGGAACTCGCCCAGGTCCTTCAGGGCCGCGCCCCCCAGGACCTTTCGCCCCTTCCGCCCCCCCAGGTGGCGGAGCTTAGGCCCGTGGTGGAGGCGCTCAACGGACTCCTCGCCCGGGTGCGGGGGCTTCTTGAGGAGCTCTCCGAGAAGGAGGCCCAGGCCCGCCGCTTCGCCCGCCACGCCTCCCACGAGCTCCGGAACCCCTTGGCCGCCCTAAAGGGGTACCTGGAGGTCCTGGCCCGCAAGGGCGAGCCCAGGGCCCTGGAGGGGGCCTTGCGGGAGGTGGGGCGCCTCGAGGGCCTCCTCTCGGGCCTCCTTAGGCTTTCCCAACTGGAGGCCACCCCCCTGCGCTCCCTTCCCCTGGACCTGGGGGCCTTCCTCAGGGAAAGGGGGGTGGCGGTGGAGGGGGAGGCCCGGGTCCTGGCCGATCCCGAGCTTCTGGCCCTGGCGGTGGAGAACGTCTTGGAAAACGCCCGCCGCCACGGGAAACCTCCGGTGCGGGCGGAAATCCTCAAGGAGGGCGAGGGGGTTTGGCTTTGGCTCGTGGACAGCGGCCCCGGCTTTCCCGAAAACCTCCTCCCCCGGGTCCTGGAGCCTTTTGTCCACGGGGGGCGGGGAACGGGGCTCGGGCTTGCCCTGGTGGCGGCGGTGGCTCGGGCCCACGGGGGAAAGGCCCGGGCGGAAAACCGGGGTGGGGCGGCGGTGGGGCTTTACCTGCCTTTGGCTTGGCTTAAGGTTTCCCCCGCTGCGGGCTTTGGCCAAGGGGGCTAG
- a CDS encoding response regulator transcription factor, which produces MRVLVVEDDPGVREALTLGLSLEGHEVRATESPEEALALLPWAEAVVLDVLLPEGDGFSLLRAIRARSEVPVLMLTALDAVEWRVKGLREGADDYLVKPYSLQELLARLEALGRRARRSEEVLAYKDLRLYPKRMEAYRGERRLPLSPKAFLLLKAFLENPEEVLSKEALMLKVWGEVVEPATLEVHLSALRKALGEPNPIQTLRGYGYRLSLP; this is translated from the coding sequence ATGAGGGTCCTCGTGGTGGAAGACGACCCTGGGGTGCGGGAGGCCCTCACCCTGGGGCTTTCCCTGGAGGGGCACGAGGTGAGGGCCACGGAAAGCCCCGAGGAGGCCTTGGCCCTCCTGCCTTGGGCGGAAGCGGTGGTCCTGGACGTGCTCCTGCCGGAAGGGGATGGGTTTTCCCTCTTAAGGGCCATCCGCGCCCGCTCGGAGGTGCCCGTGCTCATGCTCACCGCCTTGGATGCGGTGGAGTGGCGGGTGAAGGGCTTGAGGGAGGGGGCGGACGATTACCTGGTGAAGCCCTATAGCCTCCAGGAGCTTCTGGCCCGCCTCGAGGCCCTCGGGCGGCGGGCCCGAAGGTCCGAGGAGGTCCTCGCTTACAAGGACCTCCGCCTCTACCCGAAGCGCATGGAGGCCTACCGGGGCGAAAGGCGGCTTCCCCTTTCCCCCAAGGCCTTCCTCCTCCTCAAGGCCTTCCTGGAGAACCCCGAGGAGGTGCTCTCCAAGGAGGCCCTGATGCTTAAGGTCTGGGGCGAGGTGGTGGAGCCCGCCACCCTGGAGGTCCACCTCTCCGCCCTGCGCAAGGCTTTGGGGGAGCCTAATCCCATCCAGACCCTCCGCGGCTATGGGTACCGCCTTTCCCTCCCTTAG
- a CDS encoding protein kinase domain-containing protein — protein MQGLLAVLLVLLTVLLAVRLSPWPLLFLLALLSGAGVATGARTEGVLPWLLLALGAWAAPRVYLGARRRPARRPAKAAKREGPKTTEETQALAQRYEILEKVGVGGMATVYKAKDRKAGRLVALKVPQERFVGDPRFVRRFHREAEVLAKLDHPNIVKVYDHGQVDGVHFIAMEFLEGEGLDKLIEERRINLGQATAILARVADALKHIHAQGIVHRDIKPGNIMILKGALRGDGVDPRGVRLMDFGIAAGKVLTRLTITGARIGTPVYMSPEQAKGQKLDHRSDIYSLGIVLYEALTGQPPFTGGYETVIHQQIFQVPTPPKQLRPEIPQALSDLVLKMLEKDPAKRPSLDEVIRGLEGPWEEEKGLPHPFYLLLGVEAKKGSVRLLDPKGTASRLISGIGSAPGHFSAPPLSVAADPQGGIWVSVFEHGAKLLHRFSPEGELLLSAGPYGMKPGEFLFPASLAVADGALYVLDAETATISRLDLEGRYQGRFGGQGPGRGTFQDPKALVAAGGFLFVLDYGNRQVQRLSLDGRYLSRYAFRRSKESEELRLLGGVGADGHRLYLYDVEAAKVRVVDFSGTLLASWALPLLEGEDARSLVELLPWEGILYAARRGSSRLHRLDLKTGEALPPLEVYAPVRALGVWRNPA, from the coding sequence ATGCAGGGGCTTTTGGCCGTTCTCCTGGTACTCCTCACCGTCCTGTTGGCGGTGCGGCTTTCCCCGTGGCCCCTCCTTTTCCTCCTCGCCCTCCTTTCCGGGGCGGGCGTGGCTACGGGGGCTCGGACGGAGGGGGTCCTTCCCTGGCTCCTCCTGGCCCTGGGCGCCTGGGCGGCCCCCCGGGTCTACCTGGGAGCGAGGCGGAGGCCCGCCCGCCGCCCGGCCAAGGCGGCCAAGCGGGAGGGGCCCAAGACCACGGAGGAAACCCAGGCCCTTGCCCAACGCTACGAGATCCTGGAGAAGGTGGGCGTGGGGGGCATGGCCACGGTCTACAAGGCCAAGGACAGAAAGGCGGGCCGCCTGGTGGCCCTAAAGGTGCCCCAGGAGCGTTTTGTGGGCGATCCCCGCTTCGTGCGCCGCTTCCACCGGGAGGCGGAGGTCTTGGCCAAGCTGGACCATCCCAACATCGTCAAGGTCTACGACCACGGCCAGGTGGACGGGGTGCACTTCATCGCCATGGAGTTTTTGGAAGGGGAGGGCCTGGACAAGCTCATTGAGGAAAGGCGCATAAACCTCGGGCAGGCCACGGCCATCCTGGCCCGGGTGGCGGACGCCCTCAAGCACATCCACGCCCAAGGCATCGTCCACCGGGACATCAAGCCGGGGAACATCATGATCCTCAAGGGGGCCCTAAGGGGAGATGGGGTGGACCCAAGGGGCGTGCGCCTCATGGACTTCGGCATCGCCGCCGGGAAGGTCCTAACCCGGCTCACCATCACGGGGGCCCGCATCGGCACCCCCGTCTACATGAGCCCGGAACAGGCCAAGGGGCAGAAGCTGGACCACCGCTCGGACATTTACTCCCTGGGCATCGTGCTCTACGAGGCCCTCACGGGCCAGCCCCCCTTCACGGGCGGGTACGAGACGGTGATCCACCAGCAGATCTTCCAGGTGCCCACCCCGCCCAAGCAGCTCAGGCCCGAAATCCCACAGGCCCTTTCGGACCTGGTCCTCAAGATGCTGGAGAAGGACCCCGCCAAACGGCCTAGCCTGGACGAGGTGATCCGGGGCCTCGAGGGGCCCTGGGAGGAGGAGAAGGGCCTGCCGCACCCCTTCTACCTCCTCCTTGGGGTGGAGGCCAAGAAGGGAAGCGTGCGCCTTTTGGACCCGAAGGGCACCGCCTCTCGGCTCATCTCCGGCATCGGTTCCGCCCCGGGCCACTTCTCCGCCCCGCCCCTTTCCGTGGCCGCCGACCCCCAAGGGGGGATTTGGGTTTCCGTCTTTGAGCACGGGGCCAAGCTCCTCCACCGCTTCTCCCCGGAAGGGGAGCTTCTCCTTTCCGCGGGGCCTTATGGGATGAAGCCCGGGGAGTTCCTCTTCCCCGCCTCCTTGGCGGTGGCGGACGGGGCCCTTTACGTCCTGGACGCCGAGACCGCCACCATCAGCCGCCTGGACCTGGAAGGGCGGTACCAGGGGCGCTTCGGCGGGCAGGGGCCGGGGCGCGGCACCTTCCAAGACCCCAAGGCCCTGGTGGCGGCGGGGGGGTTCCTCTTCGTCTTGGACTACGGCAACCGCCAGGTGCAACGCCTAAGCCTGGACGGGCGCTACCTCTCCCGCTACGCCTTCCGCCGCTCTAAGGAAAGCGAGGAGCTCAGGCTCCTTGGGGGCGTGGGGGCGGACGGCCATAGGCTTTACCTCTACGACGTGGAGGCGGCCAAGGTGCGGGTGGTGGATTTCTCCGGAACGCTCCTCGCCTCCTGGGCCCTGCCTCTCCTGGAAGGGGAGGACGCCCGGAGCCTGGTGGAGCTTCTGCCCTGGGAGGGCATCCTCTACGCCGCCCGCAGGGGGTCAAGCCGCCTCCACCGCCTGGACCTGAAGACGGGGGAGGCCCTCCCGCCCTTGGAGGTCTACGCCCCCGTGCGGGCCTTGGGGGTATGGCGGAACCCGGCATGA
- a CDS encoding PP2C family protein-serine/threonine phosphatase yields the protein MRLAPRFSVAAVSHVGRRQNNEDFHRVLRLEVPQGNLLLLAVADGMGGLEAGEWASKVAIEALSEAVRAYAEHLSTGRPAVGLSKVMEKAFTLAQKRVEKEAEKPGRKGMGTTLTAFLYADWLKEGVVGHIGDSRAYLLGLGGLKRLTEDHSWVAERLREGVLTPTEAERHPYRHVLTRALGLPEARFDVIPVRLAPGEGILLATDGLYGLVPEEEWTLGKDLQRSLEALLAEALRRGGDDNVTAVALRVE from the coding sequence ATGCGCCTGGCTCCCCGGTTTAGCGTGGCCGCCGTTTCCCACGTGGGCCGCCGCCAGAACAACGAGGACTTCCACCGGGTCCTTAGGCTGGAGGTACCCCAAGGCAACCTCCTGCTCTTGGCGGTGGCGGACGGGATGGGGGGGCTGGAGGCCGGGGAGTGGGCGAGCAAGGTGGCCATTGAGGCCCTGTCCGAGGCGGTGCGGGCCTACGCCGAGCACCTCTCCACGGGCCGGCCGGCGGTGGGGCTTTCCAAGGTCATGGAGAAGGCCTTTACCCTGGCCCAAAAACGGGTGGAGAAGGAGGCGGAAAAGCCGGGAAGGAAGGGAATGGGCACCACCCTCACCGCCTTCCTCTACGCCGACTGGCTCAAGGAGGGGGTGGTGGGGCACATCGGCGACTCCCGGGCCTACCTCCTGGGGCTAGGGGGGCTTAAGCGCCTCACGGAGGACCACTCCTGGGTGGCGGAGAGGCTTCGGGAAGGGGTGCTTACGCCCACGGAGGCCGAGCGCCACCCCTACCGCCACGTCCTCACCCGCGCCCTAGGTTTGCCCGAGGCCCGCTTTGACGTGATCCCCGTGCGCCTGGCCCCCGGGGAAGGGATTTTGCTGGCCACGGACGGGCTTTATGGGCTGGTGCCTGAGGAGGAGTGGACTTTGGGCAAGGATTTGCAAAGGAGCCTCGAGGCCCTCTTGGCCGAGGCGCTTCGCCGGGGCGGGGACGATAACGTCACCGCCGTGGCCCTACGGGTGGAGTGA